In Paenibacillus kyungheensis, the following are encoded in one genomic region:
- the ileS gene encoding isoleucine--tRNA ligase has protein sequence MQRVDVKEKARTRDLRILNKWNEENTFQRSIQNREGKPNFVFYEGPPTANGKPHIGHVLGRVIKDFVGRYQTMKGYRVVRKAGWDTHGLPVELGVQKKLGISHKHEIEEYGVEKFIQECKASVFEYEQQWRDLTSGIGYWTDLDHPYVTLENNYIESVWNNLATIHDKGLLYRGHRVSPYCPDCQTTLSSHEVAQGYKDVKDLSATAKFKLDDSGEYVLAWTTTPWTLPSHVALAVNPDMDYVRVSQDGSVYIVAKNLVDDVMKDGKGEYEVLSTLKGAELVGKTYAPPFNYFTAEKANIILGADFVTDASGTGIVHMAPAHGEDDYRVCRENGISFVNMVDLEGKFVAEVTDFAGRFVKDCDIDIVRLLSEKDRLFSKERYEHTYPFCWRCDTPLLYYAMDSWFIQTTAVKEQLIANNKEVDWYPGHIRDGRFGKFLEDLVDWNISRDRYWGTPLNVWVCAETGEQFAPHSIAELRARAIGDVPENIELHKPYVDDIKVRSSCGQYEMFRTPEVIDVWFDSGSMPFAQQHYPFENQDTFQEQFPADMICEGIDQTRGWFYSLLAVSTLITGKAPYKAVMATGHVLDEQGQKMSKSKGNVIDPWEVIDEYGTDAFRWALLSDSAPWNSKRFSKGIVGEAKSKMVDTLVNTHAFMTLYATIDGFDPAEHPFQPSEHKLDRWILSRLNSLIKQVEKGLAVNDFLNASKAIEAFVDELSNWYIRRSRDRFWGSGLTEDKLDAYRTLTEVLLTTAKLIAPFTPMLAEDIYLNLSSGESVHMDDYPVANEDLIDLELERDMETARRIVELARNVRNETGLKTRQPLSELIVSLDKDFDLTSYESIIKDEINVKGIHTETDDSGFVDFTLKLNLKVAGKKYGKNVGFLQNFFKGMSVEETRKVVEDGFLHILSPEGEELQVTNEELLVEKKAKSGFASASGYGLTVALNTDVTPELEQEGWVREIVRAVQDYRKKLDLPIEKYVNLTLSVNDDLRQAIQTFDHVLRENVLVNDVAFATEEGMEQVELMGQNVGIRIS, from the coding sequence ATGCAAAGAGTCGATGTCAAAGAAAAAGCACGCACACGGGATTTACGGATTTTAAATAAATGGAATGAGGAAAATACATTCCAACGTTCGATTCAGAATCGGGAAGGTAAGCCTAACTTCGTTTTTTATGAAGGTCCACCAACAGCAAATGGTAAGCCACATATCGGTCACGTTTTGGGACGTGTCATCAAAGATTTTGTCGGTCGTTATCAGACGATGAAAGGATACCGTGTTGTTCGTAAAGCAGGATGGGATACACATGGTCTTCCTGTTGAACTAGGTGTTCAGAAAAAATTAGGAATCTCTCACAAACATGAAATTGAAGAGTATGGTGTAGAGAAATTTATTCAAGAATGTAAAGCAAGTGTATTCGAATATGAGCAACAATGGCGTGATCTTACGTCTGGGATTGGATATTGGACTGATCTAGATCATCCATATGTAACGCTTGAAAATAACTATATCGAAAGTGTGTGGAACAATCTTGCGACAATTCATGATAAAGGTCTATTGTATCGTGGACACCGTGTAAGTCCATATTGCCCTGATTGTCAGACAACACTGAGTTCACATGAAGTCGCTCAAGGATACAAAGATGTCAAAGATTTGAGCGCAACAGCGAAATTCAAGCTTGATGACAGTGGTGAATATGTTCTTGCTTGGACAACAACACCATGGACATTGCCTTCTCACGTTGCTTTAGCAGTTAATCCAGATATGGATTATGTACGTGTAAGTCAAGATGGAAGTGTATATATCGTTGCCAAAAATCTGGTAGACGATGTTATGAAAGATGGTAAGGGCGAATACGAAGTACTGAGCACATTAAAAGGTGCAGAATTAGTAGGAAAAACGTATGCTCCGCCATTTAACTATTTTACAGCAGAAAAAGCGAACATCATTCTAGGAGCAGACTTTGTTACCGATGCAAGTGGTACAGGTATTGTTCATATGGCGCCAGCACATGGTGAAGATGATTACCGTGTATGTCGTGAAAATGGTATTAGTTTTGTGAATATGGTAGATCTAGAAGGTAAATTTGTAGCTGAAGTGACTGATTTTGCAGGTCGTTTTGTAAAAGATTGCGATATCGATATCGTGCGTTTGTTGTCTGAAAAAGATCGTTTGTTCAGCAAAGAAAGATATGAGCATACGTATCCATTCTGCTGGCGTTGTGACACACCACTATTATACTATGCAATGGATAGCTGGTTTATCCAGACGACAGCCGTTAAAGAACAATTGATCGCTAACAATAAAGAAGTAGATTGGTATCCAGGTCATATCCGTGATGGACGTTTTGGTAAATTTTTGGAAGACTTGGTGGACTGGAATATTAGTCGTGATCGTTATTGGGGTACACCGCTTAATGTATGGGTATGTGCAGAAACAGGTGAACAGTTTGCACCGCACAGTATTGCAGAACTTCGCGCGCGCGCGATTGGTGATGTGCCTGAAAATATCGAACTACACAAACCATATGTAGATGATATCAAAGTACGTAGTTCATGTGGTCAATATGAGATGTTCCGTACACCGGAAGTGATCGATGTATGGTTTGATAGTGGATCAATGCCATTTGCGCAACAGCATTATCCTTTTGAAAATCAAGATACATTCCAAGAGCAATTCCCGGCAGATATGATCTGTGAAGGTATCGATCAGACCCGTGGTTGGTTCTACAGTCTACTTGCGGTATCTACATTAATCACAGGTAAAGCTCCTTACAAAGCAGTTATGGCGACAGGTCATGTATTGGATGAACAAGGACAGAAAATGTCCAAGTCTAAAGGAAATGTAATCGATCCGTGGGAAGTCATTGATGAATATGGAACAGATGCTTTCCGTTGGGCATTGCTATCTGATAGTGCGCCATGGAACAGTAAACGTTTCTCCAAAGGTATCGTAGGTGAAGCGAAATCCAAAATGGTGGATACACTTGTAAATACACATGCATTTATGACATTGTATGCAACGATTGATGGATTCGATCCAGCAGAACATCCTTTCCAACCGTCAGAGCATAAGTTGGATCGTTGGATTCTGTCTCGTCTGAACAGTTTGATCAAGCAAGTTGAAAAAGGGCTTGCTGTAAATGATTTCTTAAATGCTTCTAAAGCGATCGAAGCTTTTGTAGATGAATTGAGTAACTGGTATATCCGTCGCTCGCGTGACCGTTTCTGGGGTAGTGGTCTAACAGAAGACAAATTAGATGCTTACCGTACTTTAACGGAAGTCCTATTAACGACAGCTAAATTGATTGCACCATTTACACCAATGTTAGCGGAAGATATCTATCTTAACCTCAGCAGTGGCGAAAGTGTGCATATGGATGATTATCCTGTTGCCAATGAAGACTTGATCGATCTTGAGCTAGAACGCGATATGGAAACAGCTCGTCGCATTGTCGAACTAGCACGTAATGTACGTAATGAGACAGGTCTCAAAACACGTCAACCTTTATCTGAATTGATCGTTTCGCTGGACAAAGATTTTGATTTGACCAGCTATGAATCAATCATCAAAGACGAGATCAACGTGAAAGGTATTCATACCGAAACCGATGATTCTGGATTTGTAGACTTTACATTGAAATTAAATCTTAAAGTAGCCGGTAAAAAATACGGTAAAAATGTAGGCTTCTTGCAAAACTTCTTTAAAGGCATGTCTGTAGAAGAAACACGTAAAGTGGTTGAAGATGGATTCTTGCATATTCTTTCACCAGAAGGCGAAGAGCTACAAGTGACGAATGAAGAATTATTAGTAGAGAAAAAAGCGAAGTCTGGATTTGCTTCTGCTTCAGGGTATGGTCTAACAGTGGCACTCAATACAGATGTAACACCTGAACTAGAGCAAGAAGGATGGGTACGTGAGATTGTACGTGCGGTTCAAGACTATCGTAAAAAATTAGATCTACCTATCGAAAAATACGTGAATTTAACGTTGTCTGTGAACGATGATCTTCGTCAAGCAATCCAAACATTTGATCATGTATTACGTGAAAATGTATTGGTTAACGATGTAGCATTTGCTACTGAAGAAGGCATGGAACAAGTTGAATTGATGGGACAAAATGTAGGTATCCGTATTTCGTAA
- a CDS encoding RNA-binding protein, which translates to MQSNIYHHFHPDEREFVERAAEWIDNAARYHELKLTDFLDPRQAYILNILAARNLDVHIRLDGGSEHSERKRAVIGPDYMDLDNEDMQLSVLSITPEGRKFADLEHGDYMGSILGLGIKRGKIGDIHALADGCHTVVSSEIASYLHLNLTQVHRLHVMTEILPITELQVATPELQSMELTVASLRLDGIASDVYRLSRSKILVPIKAGRCRVNWKVEENPSHALQQGDMISIQGLGRFKVLEMDGITKKGRYRVKVGKFV; encoded by the coding sequence ATGCAAAGCAATATTTATCATCATTTTCATCCAGATGAGCGAGAGTTTGTGGAACGGGCTGCGGAGTGGATCGATAACGCAGCCCGTTATCATGAGCTAAAGCTGACCGATTTTTTAGATCCACGTCAAGCTTATATTCTGAATATTCTCGCTGCTCGTAATCTAGATGTGCATATTCGTTTGGATGGAGGATCAGAACATTCAGAACGTAAACGTGCCGTCATCGGACCGGATTATATGGATTTGGATAACGAAGATATGCAGTTATCAGTATTATCGATCACGCCAGAAGGGCGTAAATTCGCTGATTTGGAACATGGCGATTATATGGGTTCTATTTTGGGACTGGGTATCAAGCGAGGTAAAATTGGAGATATCCACGCGTTGGCGGATGGTTGTCATACGGTGGTATCGTCTGAGATTGCTTCTTATTTGCATCTAAATTTAACACAAGTTCATCGTTTGCATGTAATGACAGAGATTTTACCGATTACTGAATTACAGGTCGCTACTCCAGAATTGCAATCGATGGAGCTAACTGTAGCTTCTTTACGCTTAGATGGGATAGCAAGTGATGTATACCGACTAAGCCGTAGTAAAATCCTGGTGCCAATCAAAGCGGGACGTTGTCGGGTGAATTGGAAAGTAGAAGAAAATCCTTCTCATGCTTTGCAACAAGGCGATATGATTTCTATTCAGGGACTTGGTCGCTTCAAAGTATTAGAAATGGATGGAATTACAAAAAAAGGAAGATATCGAGTCAAAGTAGGTAAATTTGTTTGA
- a CDS encoding YggT family protein gives MLETAFAVLNALYRIYTYMIIIYILLSWLPSARESSFGQILARLVEPYLAPFRRFIPPIMGAIDISPIVALFVLQLAFSGLVFLLRSLIY, from the coding sequence ATTTTGGAAACGGCTTTTGCAGTTTTAAATGCTTTATATCGAATCTACACGTATATGATTATTATTTATATTTTGCTGTCCTGGTTGCCTAGCGCGCGTGAAAGTTCTTTTGGGCAAATTTTGGCACGATTAGTAGAACCTTATCTTGCTCCTTTCCGTCGCTTTATACCACCGATTATGGGAGCAATTGATATATCTCCGATTGTAGCTTTATTCGTATTACAATTGGCATTTAGCGGATTAGTATTTTTATTAAGAAGTCTTATTTACTAA